A single genomic interval of Lathyrus oleraceus cultivar Zhongwan6 chromosome 7, CAAS_Psat_ZW6_1.0, whole genome shotgun sequence harbors:
- the LOC127100796 gene encoding uncharacterized protein LOC127100796 isoform X1 yields MSNLNSSSTSGITSSEMRPLPQCLPLDSITVENKKYTGELKRVLGVSTGNSSEDFGVPHSKLMGSGASGELKNLKESVQDASRKARDRSKMFRESISKLDRYREALNSKKRERSDLSSERGGGVNLTKMGSQIHKISDDNMTQREVKTSNSMLNKRTRMLVADTREDLRPASIGKQQMLTEKDGNLIQTLGGGSIRNEEKTRRLLAGGEGLDQKIKRKRSVGTLGNRVITGERDVKRATLPKGNTDLKMRFNDAQSFRLKSLPESSGINKSEGSSEPNNTCVRVILTGEQGVSLHKDRIADQKVVAKGNNSLSIIRANTQEDPASSPNTAVKNKVSRAPRTGSVSALELSNIQSPAGSFPGSSIHPMTQWGGQRPPKNSRSRRVKVVSPASRNLEVQVSSEGCLISDSNVKASSVGNNGFQLASSVGYSTPKYKRPPDDISSPFGLSESEESGVGENKIKEKGLNGSDFAMAADRDGASMFQTRKNKIPIDESGDGVQRLGRTGRNISSIRPGLPLGREKPENVPIMKPVQDTKPNDKNKIKYGRPPSKKQKERKVLTRVGKQLNIGSSDFGGESDDDREELYKAANAALDGSSLASGPFWRKMEYIFASISLDDASFVKQQLNITDDLEKSLSHMFAIDHDMLGVVINKKTTQGSEDKRKSHYDEEPTKFEAVGGRNDMERLDKVTPLFQRLLCALIGEDENEESYHQCEAKNTSRQCASDDSHCGSCNQVDFELKDRDRTESEVESQVDFQIQKNCILDRLSCNKSSTSNTFRYPNTPNSLQSTGVWQGDEEFSLSDITHTSEICSNDLDQLQPELSNPSFPSSDCEYQLMSLDDRLLLELQSIGIYPEVLPDLAEEDEAIIQDIVKLEKALYEQNGRKKSNLDPIDKAILKGRDMEKRSIEQAAFDQLTEMAYRKRLACRGSRNSKSAVQKVPKQVALAFLKRTLGRCRRYEEAGVSCFSEPTLQNILFSPRSCENGAEPADCIVSGIASNTSNTALYQIEARKLEQVSSMNGSVTIKEKKRAMLVNGSSRTSNLGGAVHGGVKGKRSERDRNQIRDQTRKNSNSRAGYVSFDSSQNENKPKVKPKQKSTSGGHKLMEAKESTHLPIYDSSLSAVANASNNGSKDVAALSGNQNTSQVKESYGLGTFPLHDLGSIDEFGVAGELGGPQDLGSWLNFDDDGLQEHDCIMGLEIPMDDLSELNMLM; encoded by the exons ATGAGTAACCTAAACAGCAGCAGCACAAGTGGGATAACTTCATCGGAGATGCGACCCTTGCCCCAGTGTTTGCCGCTGGATTCCATCACTgttgaaaataaaaaatatacgGGAGAGCTAAAGAGGGTTCTGGGTGTTTCTACTGGAAACAGTTCGGAAGATTTTGGAGTTCCACATTCTAAATTAATGGGCTCAGGAGCCTCGGGGGAGTTAAAGAACTTAAAAGAAAGTGTTCAAGATGCCTCAAGAAAGGCTAG GGATAGATCAAAAATGTTTCGGGAATCTATATCTAAATTGGATAGGTATAGGGAGGCCTTAAACTCAAAGAAGCGGGAAAGGAGTGATTTATCAAGTGAAAGGGGAGGTGGAGTAAACTTAACAAAGATGGGTAGCCAGATTCACAAAATCTCGGATGATAATATGACTCAGAGAGAAGTCAAGACCTCAAATTCAATGCTGAACAAGCGCACTCGTATGTTAGTGGCAGACACACGG GAGGACCTTCGGCCTGCTTCTATTGGAAAGCAGCAGATGCTCACTGAGAAGGATGGAAATCTGATTCAGACACTTGGTGGGGGCTCTATTCGAAATGAAGAGAAAACTCGCAGATTACTTGCTGGAGGCGAGGGATTAGATCAAAAAATAAAGAGGAAGAGGTCTGTCGGAACATTAGGTAACCGAGTTATAACCGGTGAAAGGGATGTAAAACGCGCCACTCTTCCAAAGGGAAATACTGATTTGAAGATGCGATTTAATGATGCTCAGAGTTTCAG ATTGAAGTCACTTCCTGAATCTAGTGGAATCAACAAGTCTGAGGGTTCTTCAGAGCCTAATAATACATGTGTACGTGTGATACTTACAGGCGAGCAAGGGGTTTCTCTTCACAAGGACCGCATAGCTGACCAAAAAGTTGTAGCAAAAGGAAACAACAG TCTTTCTATAATTAGAGCAAATACTCAAGAGGACCCAGCAAGCAGCCCTAACACAGCAGTTAAAAACAAGGTATCTCGGGCACCAAGAACGGGTTCAGTTAGTGCGCTAGAGTTGTCTAACATTCAGTCTCCAGCTGGAAGTTTTCCAG GTTCATCTATACATCCAATGACCCAGTGGGGTGGACAGAGACCACCTAAAAATTCACGTTCACGAAGAGTGAAAGTAGTTTCTCCTGCCTCACGCAACCTTGAAGTTCAGGTCTCATCCGAAGGCTGTCTAATTTCTGATTCCAATGTTAAAGCTTCTTCTGTTGGCAACAATGGGTTCCAACTGGCTAGCAGTGTAGGCTACAGTACACCAAAATATAAAAGACCACCTGATGATATTTCGTCTCCCTTTGGTTTATCGGAAAGTGAAGAATCTGGTGTTGGGGAAAACAAAATAAAAGAGAAAGGATTGAATGGAAGTGACTTTGCTATGGCTGCAGATAGGGATGGAGCTTCTATGTTTCAAACAAGGAAGAATAAAATACCAATAGATGAATCAGGAGATGGTGTGCAGAGACTAGGGAGAACTGGAAGGAATATATCGTCAATAAGACCAGGCCTTCCATTGGGGAGGGAGAAGCCTGAGAATGTACCTATAATGAAGCCAGTACAGGACACGAAGCCTAATGATAAGAATAAAAT CAAATATGGGCGCCCTCCTTCAAAAAAGCAGAAAGAACGCAAAGTTTTGACTCGTGTAGGGAAGCAATTGAATATTGGTTCTTCTGATTTTGGAG GTGAATCTGATGATGATCGCGAAGAGTTGTATAAAGCTGCTAACGCTGCTCTTGATGGCAGCA GTCTTGCTTCGGGCCCATTTTGGCGTAAAATGGAGTATATTTTTGCTTCCATCAGCTTGGATGATGCATCTTTTGTGAAGCAACAG CTCAATATTACTGACGATTTAGAAAAAAGTTTGTCCCATATGTTTGCCATTGATCATGATATGCTG GGTGTTGTTATTAATAAGAAAACTACTCAAGGTTCAGAGGATAAAAGGAAAAGCCACTATGATGAAGAACCAACCAAGTTTGAGGCTGTAGGTGGGAGAAATGACATGGAAAGACTGGACAAGGTTACCCCATTATTCCAAAGACTTCTTTGTGCTCTAATTGGAGAAGACGAAAATGAAGAATCATACCACCAATGTGAAGCAAAGAATACATCTAGACAGTGTGCTAGTGATGATTCTCACTGTGGTTCTTGTAATCAAGTTGATTTTGAACTCAAAGACAGGGATAGAACGGAATCTGAAGTTGAATCACAGGTGGATTTCCAAATTCAGAAGAATTGCATATTGGACAGACTATCTTGTAATAAGAGTAGCACATCCAACACATTTAGGTACCCGAACACACCTAATTCATTACAAAGCACGGGAGTTTGGCAGGGAGATGAAGAATTTTCCCTTTCTGATATTACTCACACCAGTGAAATATGTTCAAATGATCTGGATCAGCTTCAGCCTGAATTAAGTAATCCTAGCTTTCCTTCTTCTGATTGTGAGTATCAGCTGATGTCTCTGGATGACAGGCTGCTGCTTGAGCTGCAGAGCATTGGAATATATCCAGAAGTATTG CCTGATTTAGCTGAGGAAGATGAAGCCATAATTCAAGACATTGTGAAACTTGAGAAAGCTCTATATGAACAG AATGGAAGGAAGAAGAGCAACTTGGACCCAATTGATAAAGCTATTCTAAAAGGGAGGGACATGGAAAAACG GAGCATTGAGCAAGCTGCATTTGACCAACTTACTGAGATGGCTTACAGAAAGAGATTG GCATGCCGTGGAAGCAGAAATTCAAAAAGTGCTGTTCAGAAGGTTCCAAAACAAGTTGCTCTAGCTTTTCTGAAACGCACTCTTGGAAGGTGTAGAAGATATGAAGAAGCTGGCGTTAGCTGCTTTAGTGAACCTACTCTGCAAAATATTTTGTTTTCCCCTCGTTCATGTGAGAATGGTGCAGAACCTGCAGATTGCATTGTCTCTGGCATAGCGAGTAATACAAGTAACACAGCTTTGTATCAAATTGAAGCCAGAAAATTAG AACAAGTGTCATCCATGAATGGGTCTGTGACGATCAAGGAGAAGAAGAGGGCAATGCTGGTCAACGGCTCTTCAAGAACATCAAATCTTGGTGGTGCTGTTCATGGTGGAGTGAAGGGAAAGAGAAGTGAGAGGGATAGAAATCAGATCCGGGATCAGACCAGAAAAAATTCCAATTCCCGAGCTGGTTATGTGTCATTTGACAGTAGCCAAAATGAGAACAAACCAAAAGTTAAGCCCAAGCAAAAGAGTACTTCTGGTGGACATAAGCTCATGGAAGCTAAGGAATCTACACATTTACCGATTTATGATTCTAGTCTATCTGCGGTGGCTAATGCAAGCAACAATGGTAGCAAAGATGTTGCAGCATTATCTGGTAACCAGAACACTTCCCAAGTAAAGGAGTCCTATGGCTTGGGCACTTTTCCGCTACATGATTTAGGTTCAATAGATGAATTTGGTGTAGCTGGTGAGCTTGGTGGACCGCAAGATCTTGGCTCTTGGTTGAACTTTGATGACGATGGTTTGCAGGAACATGATTGTATTATGGGCCTCGAAATTCCAATGGATGACCTATCAGAGTTGAATATGCTTATGTGA
- the LOC127105763 gene encoding uncharacterized protein LOC127105763 isoform X1, translated as MVSKAVIVLLIGLLGMVYQGTQLPPPNSNDSVGGDENCDVVSSRIKLGDGRYLAYREMGVAKDKAKHSIIVVHGFGSSKDMNFPASQELIDELGVYILHYDRAGYGQSDPNPKRTLKSEALDIEELADQLQIGSKFYVIGVSMGSHATWSCLNYIPNRLAGVAMIAPTINYEWPSLPKSLVRDDYRRKLIKIAMWLARYSPRLLHWWVTQTWLPSNSVIEKNPAFFNKRDIEILERIPGFPMLTKEKLRDQDVFDTLRGDWMIAFGKWEFDPMKLSNPFPDKNRSPVHIWQGYEDKVVPSQIQKFISEKLPWTQYHEVIDGGHLIVHYSGLGEAILKALLLGEEDISYKPRSSYLHLDL; from the exons ATGGTTTCAAAAGCAGTTATAGTGTTACTCATAGGTCTTCTAGGAATGGTTTATCAAGGAACTCAACTTCCTCCACCAAACAGCAATGATTCAGTTGGTGGTGATGAAAACTGTGATGTGGTTTCATCAAGGATTAAGCTCGGTGATGGAAGGTACCTTGCTTATAGAGAAATGGGTGTTGCAAAGGATAAAGCAAAACATAGCATCATTGTTGTTCATGGATTTGGAAGTTCTAAAGATATGAATTTTCCGGCGTCACAG GAACTAATAGATGAACTAGGAGTATATATTCTGCATTATGATCGAGCTGGTTATGGACAAAGTGATCCAAATCCGAAACGCACACTGAAAAGTGAAGCACTTGACATTGAAGAACTAGCTGATCAGTTACAAATAGGATCAAAGTTTTATGTGATTGGAGTTTCAATGGGATCACATGCTACCTGGAGTTGTCTCAACTATATCCCTAACAG GCTAGCTGGTGTGGCAATGATAGCACCAACCATCAACTATGAATGGCCTTCCCTTCCAAAGAGTCTTGTAAGGGATGATTATAGAAGGAAACTTATCAAGATAGCTATGTGGCTTGCGAGGTATTCGCCTCGACTGTTACACTGGTGGGTGACTCAAACGTGGCTCCCTTCAAATTCTGTCATAGAGAAAAACCCAGCATTCTTCAACAAAAGAGATATTGAAATTTTAGAGAGAATTCCTGGGTTTCCAATGCTTACTAAG GAAAAGCTGAGGGACCAAGATGTTTTTGACACTCTAAGGGGTGATTGGATGATTGCCTTTGGAAAGTGGGAATTTGATCCAATGAAGCTTAGTAATCCATTCCCTGACAAAAACAGAAGTCCAGTTCACATTTGGCAAGGCTATGAAGACAAAGTAGTTCCTTctcaaattcaaaaattcatttCAGAAAAGCTACCATGGACACAATATCATGAAGTTATAGATGGTGGCCATTTGATTGTACATTATAGTGGCTTAGGTGAGGCAATTTTGAAGGCACTTTTACTTGGAGAAGAAGATATTTCATATAAACCTAGATCATCATATCTGCATCTTGATTTGTAA
- the LOC127100796 gene encoding uncharacterized protein LOC127100796 isoform X2 has translation MSNLNSSSTSGITSSEMRPLPQCLPLDSITVENKKYTGELKRVLGVSTGNSSEDFGVPHSKLMGSGASGELKNLKESVQDASRKARDRSKMFRESISKLDRYREALNSKKRERSDLSSERGGGVNLTKMGSQIHKISDDNMTQREVKTSNSMLNKRTRMLVADTREDLRPASIGKQQMLTEKDGNLIQTLGGGSIRNEEKTRRLLAGGEGLDQKIKRKRSVGTLGNRVITGERDVKRATLPKGNTDLKMRFNDAQSFRLKSLPESSGINKSEGSSEPNNTCVRVILTGEQGVSLHKDRIADQKVVAKGNNRANTQEDPASSPNTAVKNKVSRAPRTGSVSALELSNIQSPAGSFPGSSIHPMTQWGGQRPPKNSRSRRVKVVSPASRNLEVQVSSEGCLISDSNVKASSVGNNGFQLASSVGYSTPKYKRPPDDISSPFGLSESEESGVGENKIKEKGLNGSDFAMAADRDGASMFQTRKNKIPIDESGDGVQRLGRTGRNISSIRPGLPLGREKPENVPIMKPVQDTKPNDKNKIKYGRPPSKKQKERKVLTRVGKQLNIGSSDFGGESDDDREELYKAANAALDGSSLASGPFWRKMEYIFASISLDDASFVKQQLNITDDLEKSLSHMFAIDHDMLGVVINKKTTQGSEDKRKSHYDEEPTKFEAVGGRNDMERLDKVTPLFQRLLCALIGEDENEESYHQCEAKNTSRQCASDDSHCGSCNQVDFELKDRDRTESEVESQVDFQIQKNCILDRLSCNKSSTSNTFRYPNTPNSLQSTGVWQGDEEFSLSDITHTSEICSNDLDQLQPELSNPSFPSSDCEYQLMSLDDRLLLELQSIGIYPEVLPDLAEEDEAIIQDIVKLEKALYEQNGRKKSNLDPIDKAILKGRDMEKRSIEQAAFDQLTEMAYRKRLACRGSRNSKSAVQKVPKQVALAFLKRTLGRCRRYEEAGVSCFSEPTLQNILFSPRSCENGAEPADCIVSGIASNTSNTALYQIEARKLEQVSSMNGSVTIKEKKRAMLVNGSSRTSNLGGAVHGGVKGKRSERDRNQIRDQTRKNSNSRAGYVSFDSSQNENKPKVKPKQKSTSGGHKLMEAKESTHLPIYDSSLSAVANASNNGSKDVAALSGNQNTSQVKESYGLGTFPLHDLGSIDEFGVAGELGGPQDLGSWLNFDDDGLQEHDCIMGLEIPMDDLSELNMLM, from the exons ATGAGTAACCTAAACAGCAGCAGCACAAGTGGGATAACTTCATCGGAGATGCGACCCTTGCCCCAGTGTTTGCCGCTGGATTCCATCACTgttgaaaataaaaaatatacgGGAGAGCTAAAGAGGGTTCTGGGTGTTTCTACTGGAAACAGTTCGGAAGATTTTGGAGTTCCACATTCTAAATTAATGGGCTCAGGAGCCTCGGGGGAGTTAAAGAACTTAAAAGAAAGTGTTCAAGATGCCTCAAGAAAGGCTAG GGATAGATCAAAAATGTTTCGGGAATCTATATCTAAATTGGATAGGTATAGGGAGGCCTTAAACTCAAAGAAGCGGGAAAGGAGTGATTTATCAAGTGAAAGGGGAGGTGGAGTAAACTTAACAAAGATGGGTAGCCAGATTCACAAAATCTCGGATGATAATATGACTCAGAGAGAAGTCAAGACCTCAAATTCAATGCTGAACAAGCGCACTCGTATGTTAGTGGCAGACACACGG GAGGACCTTCGGCCTGCTTCTATTGGAAAGCAGCAGATGCTCACTGAGAAGGATGGAAATCTGATTCAGACACTTGGTGGGGGCTCTATTCGAAATGAAGAGAAAACTCGCAGATTACTTGCTGGAGGCGAGGGATTAGATCAAAAAATAAAGAGGAAGAGGTCTGTCGGAACATTAGGTAACCGAGTTATAACCGGTGAAAGGGATGTAAAACGCGCCACTCTTCCAAAGGGAAATACTGATTTGAAGATGCGATTTAATGATGCTCAGAGTTTCAG ATTGAAGTCACTTCCTGAATCTAGTGGAATCAACAAGTCTGAGGGTTCTTCAGAGCCTAATAATACATGTGTACGTGTGATACTTACAGGCGAGCAAGGGGTTTCTCTTCACAAGGACCGCATAGCTGACCAAAAAGTTGTAGCAAAAGGAAACAACAG AGCAAATACTCAAGAGGACCCAGCAAGCAGCCCTAACACAGCAGTTAAAAACAAGGTATCTCGGGCACCAAGAACGGGTTCAGTTAGTGCGCTAGAGTTGTCTAACATTCAGTCTCCAGCTGGAAGTTTTCCAG GTTCATCTATACATCCAATGACCCAGTGGGGTGGACAGAGACCACCTAAAAATTCACGTTCACGAAGAGTGAAAGTAGTTTCTCCTGCCTCACGCAACCTTGAAGTTCAGGTCTCATCCGAAGGCTGTCTAATTTCTGATTCCAATGTTAAAGCTTCTTCTGTTGGCAACAATGGGTTCCAACTGGCTAGCAGTGTAGGCTACAGTACACCAAAATATAAAAGACCACCTGATGATATTTCGTCTCCCTTTGGTTTATCGGAAAGTGAAGAATCTGGTGTTGGGGAAAACAAAATAAAAGAGAAAGGATTGAATGGAAGTGACTTTGCTATGGCTGCAGATAGGGATGGAGCTTCTATGTTTCAAACAAGGAAGAATAAAATACCAATAGATGAATCAGGAGATGGTGTGCAGAGACTAGGGAGAACTGGAAGGAATATATCGTCAATAAGACCAGGCCTTCCATTGGGGAGGGAGAAGCCTGAGAATGTACCTATAATGAAGCCAGTACAGGACACGAAGCCTAATGATAAGAATAAAAT CAAATATGGGCGCCCTCCTTCAAAAAAGCAGAAAGAACGCAAAGTTTTGACTCGTGTAGGGAAGCAATTGAATATTGGTTCTTCTGATTTTGGAG GTGAATCTGATGATGATCGCGAAGAGTTGTATAAAGCTGCTAACGCTGCTCTTGATGGCAGCA GTCTTGCTTCGGGCCCATTTTGGCGTAAAATGGAGTATATTTTTGCTTCCATCAGCTTGGATGATGCATCTTTTGTGAAGCAACAG CTCAATATTACTGACGATTTAGAAAAAAGTTTGTCCCATATGTTTGCCATTGATCATGATATGCTG GGTGTTGTTATTAATAAGAAAACTACTCAAGGTTCAGAGGATAAAAGGAAAAGCCACTATGATGAAGAACCAACCAAGTTTGAGGCTGTAGGTGGGAGAAATGACATGGAAAGACTGGACAAGGTTACCCCATTATTCCAAAGACTTCTTTGTGCTCTAATTGGAGAAGACGAAAATGAAGAATCATACCACCAATGTGAAGCAAAGAATACATCTAGACAGTGTGCTAGTGATGATTCTCACTGTGGTTCTTGTAATCAAGTTGATTTTGAACTCAAAGACAGGGATAGAACGGAATCTGAAGTTGAATCACAGGTGGATTTCCAAATTCAGAAGAATTGCATATTGGACAGACTATCTTGTAATAAGAGTAGCACATCCAACACATTTAGGTACCCGAACACACCTAATTCATTACAAAGCACGGGAGTTTGGCAGGGAGATGAAGAATTTTCCCTTTCTGATATTACTCACACCAGTGAAATATGTTCAAATGATCTGGATCAGCTTCAGCCTGAATTAAGTAATCCTAGCTTTCCTTCTTCTGATTGTGAGTATCAGCTGATGTCTCTGGATGACAGGCTGCTGCTTGAGCTGCAGAGCATTGGAATATATCCAGAAGTATTG CCTGATTTAGCTGAGGAAGATGAAGCCATAATTCAAGACATTGTGAAACTTGAGAAAGCTCTATATGAACAG AATGGAAGGAAGAAGAGCAACTTGGACCCAATTGATAAAGCTATTCTAAAAGGGAGGGACATGGAAAAACG GAGCATTGAGCAAGCTGCATTTGACCAACTTACTGAGATGGCTTACAGAAAGAGATTG GCATGCCGTGGAAGCAGAAATTCAAAAAGTGCTGTTCAGAAGGTTCCAAAACAAGTTGCTCTAGCTTTTCTGAAACGCACTCTTGGAAGGTGTAGAAGATATGAAGAAGCTGGCGTTAGCTGCTTTAGTGAACCTACTCTGCAAAATATTTTGTTTTCCCCTCGTTCATGTGAGAATGGTGCAGAACCTGCAGATTGCATTGTCTCTGGCATAGCGAGTAATACAAGTAACACAGCTTTGTATCAAATTGAAGCCAGAAAATTAG AACAAGTGTCATCCATGAATGGGTCTGTGACGATCAAGGAGAAGAAGAGGGCAATGCTGGTCAACGGCTCTTCAAGAACATCAAATCTTGGTGGTGCTGTTCATGGTGGAGTGAAGGGAAAGAGAAGTGAGAGGGATAGAAATCAGATCCGGGATCAGACCAGAAAAAATTCCAATTCCCGAGCTGGTTATGTGTCATTTGACAGTAGCCAAAATGAGAACAAACCAAAAGTTAAGCCCAAGCAAAAGAGTACTTCTGGTGGACATAAGCTCATGGAAGCTAAGGAATCTACACATTTACCGATTTATGATTCTAGTCTATCTGCGGTGGCTAATGCAAGCAACAATGGTAGCAAAGATGTTGCAGCATTATCTGGTAACCAGAACACTTCCCAAGTAAAGGAGTCCTATGGCTTGGGCACTTTTCCGCTACATGATTTAGGTTCAATAGATGAATTTGGTGTAGCTGGTGAGCTTGGTGGACCGCAAGATCTTGGCTCTTGGTTGAACTTTGATGACGATGGTTTGCAGGAACATGATTGTATTATGGGCCTCGAAATTCCAATGGATGACCTATCAGAGTTGAATATGCTTATGTGA
- the LOC127105763 gene encoding uncharacterized protein LOC127105763 isoform X2, with the protein MVYQGTQLPPPNSNDSVGGDENCDVVSSRIKLGDGRYLAYREMGVAKDKAKHSIIVVHGFGSSKDMNFPASQELIDELGVYILHYDRAGYGQSDPNPKRTLKSEALDIEELADQLQIGSKFYVIGVSMGSHATWSCLNYIPNRLAGVAMIAPTINYEWPSLPKSLVRDDYRRKLIKIAMWLARYSPRLLHWWVTQTWLPSNSVIEKNPAFFNKRDIEILERIPGFPMLTKEKLRDQDVFDTLRGDWMIAFGKWEFDPMKLSNPFPDKNRSPVHIWQGYEDKVVPSQIQKFISEKLPWTQYHEVIDGGHLIVHYSGLGEAILKALLLGEEDISYKPRSSYLHLDL; encoded by the exons ATGGTTTATCAAGGAACTCAACTTCCTCCACCAAACAGCAATGATTCAGTTGGTGGTGATGAAAACTGTGATGTGGTTTCATCAAGGATTAAGCTCGGTGATGGAAGGTACCTTGCTTATAGAGAAATGGGTGTTGCAAAGGATAAAGCAAAACATAGCATCATTGTTGTTCATGGATTTGGAAGTTCTAAAGATATGAATTTTCCGGCGTCACAG GAACTAATAGATGAACTAGGAGTATATATTCTGCATTATGATCGAGCTGGTTATGGACAAAGTGATCCAAATCCGAAACGCACACTGAAAAGTGAAGCACTTGACATTGAAGAACTAGCTGATCAGTTACAAATAGGATCAAAGTTTTATGTGATTGGAGTTTCAATGGGATCACATGCTACCTGGAGTTGTCTCAACTATATCCCTAACAG GCTAGCTGGTGTGGCAATGATAGCACCAACCATCAACTATGAATGGCCTTCCCTTCCAAAGAGTCTTGTAAGGGATGATTATAGAAGGAAACTTATCAAGATAGCTATGTGGCTTGCGAGGTATTCGCCTCGACTGTTACACTGGTGGGTGACTCAAACGTGGCTCCCTTCAAATTCTGTCATAGAGAAAAACCCAGCATTCTTCAACAAAAGAGATATTGAAATTTTAGAGAGAATTCCTGGGTTTCCAATGCTTACTAAG GAAAAGCTGAGGGACCAAGATGTTTTTGACACTCTAAGGGGTGATTGGATGATTGCCTTTGGAAAGTGGGAATTTGATCCAATGAAGCTTAGTAATCCATTCCCTGACAAAAACAGAAGTCCAGTTCACATTTGGCAAGGCTATGAAGACAAAGTAGTTCCTTctcaaattcaaaaattcatttCAGAAAAGCTACCATGGACACAATATCATGAAGTTATAGATGGTGGCCATTTGATTGTACATTATAGTGGCTTAGGTGAGGCAATTTTGAAGGCACTTTTACTTGGAGAAGAAGATATTTCATATAAACCTAGATCATCATATCTGCATCTTGATTTGTAA
- the LOC127103541 gene encoding T-complex protein 1 subunit delta, whose translation MVDLRDVKIVKKLVRTVDDTELMKDLLFDKKVRHAFGRHTRMENAKINSIVVSDYSQMDRILKKEMSYILGIIENIKAIGCNVLLIQKSILRDVTYLSLHYLVKAKILLSYADLAEELSLGDGKILKTSSTKYMGKIKTVLVCGSNFLVLEEGERSMHDALCVVRCLVAKRFFVALCGESEL comes from the exons ATGGTCGACCTCCGTGATGTCAAGATTGTGAAGAAGCTAGTCAGGACTGTCGATGATACTGAGCTTATGAAGGATTTGTTGTTTGATAAGAAAGTTAGGCATGCCTTTGGTAGACATACCCGAATGGAGAATGCTAAGATTAAT AGTATTGTGGTGAGTGATTATTCTCAAATGGATAGGATTTTAAAGAAAGAGATGAGTTATATTTTGGGTATTATTGAGAATATTAAAGCAATTGGTTGTAATGTGTTGTTGATTCAGAAGAGTATTTTGAGAGACGTTACTTATTTGTCTCTACATTACCTTGTTAAAGCTAAGATTTTG TTGAGTTATGCTGATCTTGCGGAGGAACTTTCTCTTGGGGATGGGAAGATTCTAAAGACTTCTAGTACTAAGTATATGGGAAAGATCAAAACCGTGCTTGTTTGTGGATCCAATTTTCTTGTGCTTGAAGAGGGCGAAAGGAGTATGCACGATGCTTTGTGTGTTGTTAGGTGTTTGGTTGCTAAGAGGTTTTTTGTTGCTCTTTGTGGTGAGTCGGAGTTATAG